One stretch of Streptomyces hygroscopicus DNA includes these proteins:
- a CDS encoding luciferase, with translation MTEYGYFLAAEEHGPADLVEQARMAEQAGFNALWISDHYHPWNEAQGQSPFVWSVIGALAQATSLPVQTAVTCPIIRIHPAIVAQAAATGSVLLEGRFRLGVGSGEALNEHVLGDRWPPAPIRLEMLEEAVMLMRQLFEGRRVTHHGKHYTVENARLYTVPEEPVPIDIAAFGSAAAALAGRVGDGFITTVPDAELVARFRRGSGAGGNSKPVRGGVKVCYGPDAAEALRTAHRLWPTEALPGGVLSTLTTPGQFEQAARLVSPERLAEEVVCGDDVEAHIGALNAYADAGFDTVYVHQIGPDQRGFFDFYRTKVLPQVAR, from the coding sequence ATGACCGAGTACGGCTATTTCCTGGCCGCCGAAGAACACGGGCCCGCGGACCTCGTCGAGCAGGCCCGGATGGCGGAGCAGGCCGGTTTCAACGCGTTGTGGATCTCCGACCACTACCACCCCTGGAACGAGGCCCAGGGCCAGAGCCCCTTCGTCTGGTCGGTGATCGGCGCACTCGCGCAGGCCACCAGCCTGCCCGTGCAGACCGCGGTGACCTGCCCCATCATCCGTATCCACCCGGCCATCGTGGCCCAGGCCGCCGCGACCGGTTCGGTGCTGCTGGAGGGCCGCTTCCGGCTGGGCGTGGGCAGCGGCGAGGCGCTGAACGAGCATGTGCTGGGCGACCGCTGGCCGCCCGCGCCGATCCGGCTGGAGATGCTGGAAGAGGCCGTGATGCTGATGCGCCAGCTCTTCGAGGGGCGCCGCGTCACCCATCACGGCAAGCACTACACGGTGGAGAACGCACGGCTGTACACGGTGCCCGAGGAGCCGGTGCCCATCGACATCGCGGCCTTCGGATCGGCCGCCGCCGCGCTGGCCGGGCGGGTCGGCGACGGCTTCATCACCACGGTCCCGGACGCGGAGCTGGTGGCCCGGTTCCGGCGCGGCAGCGGCGCCGGGGGCAACAGCAAACCGGTCCGCGGCGGGGTGAAGGTCTGCTACGGCCCGGACGCCGCCGAGGCGCTGCGCACCGCCCACCGGCTGTGGCCGACCGAGGCGCTGCCCGGCGGGGTGCTGTCGACGCTGACCACCCCGGGCCAGTTCGAGCAGGCCGCCCGGCTCGTCTCCCCCGAGCGGCTGGCCGAAGAGGTGGTCTGCGGGGATGACGTGGAGGCGCATATCGGCGCGCTGAACGCGTACGCCGACGCCGGATTCGACACCGTCTACGTCCATCAGATCGGCCCCGACCAGCGGGGCTTCTTCGACTTCTACCGCACCAAGGTGCTGCCGCAGGTGGCCCGCTGA
- a CDS encoding hemerythrin, with amino-acid sequence MTAMPERHDVVDVLTADHHAVRNLFEGYRATTDPDQRRQLVDRMTVEVVRHSVAEEIYLYPTVRKALPNGDRIADEEIEELTEAERILSDLDGVDPRDRRFDPLVRDLMDVVSMHIRGEEDLVFPELRERLTPEERMMLGLRVGEAAAAAQGVPPVSPEGPGPGRTLADRVRERLTGRTR; translated from the coding sequence ATGACAGCCATGCCGGAACGGCACGATGTGGTGGACGTCCTCACCGCGGACCACCACGCGGTGCGCAACCTCTTCGAGGGGTACCGCGCCACCACCGACCCCGACCAGCGGCGGCAGCTCGTCGACCGGATGACGGTGGAGGTGGTGCGGCACTCCGTGGCCGAGGAGATCTATCTGTACCCCACGGTCCGCAAGGCGCTGCCGAACGGCGACCGGATCGCCGACGAGGAGATCGAGGAGCTGACCGAGGCCGAGCGGATCCTGTCCGACCTGGACGGCGTGGACCCTCGGGACCGGCGGTTCGACCCGCTGGTACGGGATCTGATGGACGTGGTGTCCATGCATATCCGCGGCGAGGAGGACCTCGTCTTCCCCGAGCTGCGGGAGCGGCTCACGCCCGAGGAGCGGATGATGCTGGGCCTGCGCGTCGGTGAGGCGGCGGCCGCGGCGCAGGGCGTACCCCCGGTCAGCCCGGAAGGTCCCGGTCCGGGCCGGACGCTGGCCGACCGCGTCCGGGAGCGGCTGACCGGCCGAACGCGATGA
- a CDS encoding transcriptional regulator produces the protein MPDRTHIRTACQTDAPSLGRGLAELAEQAAAGTPDSCGATATAVLAEESSGAAAADRTTAATHPDLSALVSVQMRAGEGPILAALDTGRPAGADDLLHDDRWPRYRARALDAGVRSTATLPFVCDGLTVTVSVYGLRPGPLKKAAQGATELLGDLATESMARDRLYRAALVQVDQLDTALRTRPVVDQACGIVMYVLGCDADQAFDLLRRFSQRTNNKLAELAGTVVRTRGRGLEKELIAFGRSAAPGRGRPASGPDRDLPG, from the coding sequence ATGCCCGACCGTACGCACATCCGCACGGCCTGCCAGACCGACGCGCCCTCCCTCGGCCGCGGCCTGGCCGAACTGGCCGAGCAGGCCGCCGCGGGCACGCCCGACAGCTGCGGGGCCACCGCCACCGCCGTGCTCGCCGAGGAGTCCTCCGGCGCCGCGGCCGCCGACCGGACCACGGCGGCCACCCACCCCGATCTGTCCGCGCTGGTGTCGGTCCAGATGCGCGCCGGGGAGGGCCCGATCCTCGCGGCGCTCGACACCGGCCGCCCGGCGGGCGCCGACGATCTGCTCCACGACGACCGCTGGCCGCGCTACCGGGCCCGGGCGCTGGACGCGGGCGTCCGGTCCACCGCCACCCTGCCCTTCGTCTGCGACGGGCTCACCGTGACCGTCTCGGTCTACGGGCTGCGCCCCGGCCCCCTGAAGAAGGCCGCCCAGGGCGCCACCGAGCTGCTCGGCGACCTGGCCACCGAGAGCATGGCCCGGGACCGGCTCTACCGCGCCGCCCTCGTCCAGGTCGACCAGCTGGACACGGCGCTGCGCACCCGGCCGGTGGTCGACCAGGCGTGCGGCATCGTCATGTACGTCCTGGGGTGCGACGCGGACCAGGCGTTCGATCTGCTGCGCCGGTTCTCCCAGCGGACCAACAACAAGCTGGCGGAGCTCGCCGGGACCGTGGTGCGCACCCGCGGCCGTGGCCTGGAGAAGGAGCTCATCGCGTTCGGCCGGTCAGCCGCTCCCGGACGCGGTCGGCCAGCGTCCGGCCCGGACCGGGACCTTCCGGGCTGA
- a CDS encoding diguanylate cyclase, which yields MPGAQEFGAELTDFRRRVDELRTARASLPAQERLSLLDAALFELQHVADVLWPRYEELTAASRSPGGGRADPQEQQLLRALFQRLPVPAVLLDRDTVVRRMNFAATQLFNTRAGYATGRPLAASLRRDGQAALRSQVAAVARGEGDRSLTVRLSQPSADGEVRVTLAALRPPGEPHPAVLAAFQPGMTGPPAGEGTAGARRPESRPDLAEVTRHAELLDLADDMAAALLRVALAGGGPEAVLARAAEVLHGRFADWVIADLAPESGPGAPRRVVALGPRDAVGDRTASLAEQDPADCPLVVDALSDGVSALRVSPADADAFGRDATGAPVLVREEVTSLLCIPLRASATDPVRGALTLFRTGGRGAFEMAEAGVADRISRHVALAMPRTAPRAPAPGA from the coding sequence ATGCCAGGCGCTCAGGAGTTTGGTGCGGAGCTCACAGATTTCCGCAGACGGGTGGACGAATTGCGGACCGCGCGGGCCTCGCTGCCCGCGCAGGAGCGGCTGTCCTTGCTGGACGCCGCTCTTTTCGAGCTCCAGCACGTGGCCGACGTGCTGTGGCCGCGGTACGAGGAACTGACGGCGGCCTCCCGGAGCCCCGGCGGGGGCCGGGCCGACCCGCAGGAGCAGCAACTGCTGCGGGCGCTGTTCCAGCGGCTGCCGGTCCCGGCGGTCCTGCTGGACCGCGACACCGTGGTGCGGCGCATGAACTTCGCCGCCACCCAGCTCTTCAACACCCGCGCCGGATACGCCACCGGGCGCCCGCTCGCCGCCTCGCTGCGGCGCGACGGGCAGGCGGCGCTGCGCTCGCAGGTCGCCGCGGTCGCGCGCGGCGAGGGCGACCGCAGTCTGACGGTGCGGCTGTCGCAGCCGTCGGCCGACGGTGAGGTGCGGGTGACCCTGGCCGCGCTGCGACCGCCGGGCGAACCCCATCCGGCGGTGCTGGCGGCGTTCCAGCCCGGGATGACCGGCCCCCCGGCGGGCGAGGGGACGGCCGGGGCGCGGCGCCCGGAGTCCCGGCCGGACCTGGCGGAGGTGACCCGCCATGCCGAACTGCTGGACCTGGCCGACGACATGGCGGCGGCGCTGCTGAGGGTGGCGCTGGCCGGGGGCGGTCCGGAGGCCGTGCTGGCCAGGGCCGCGGAGGTGCTGCACGGCCGGTTCGCGGACTGGGTGATCGCCGACCTGGCCCCGGAGAGCGGTCCCGGCGCCCCGCGCCGGGTGGTGGCGCTCGGCCCGCGGGACGCGGTGGGCGACCGTACGGCGTCCCTGGCCGAGCAGGACCCGGCCGACTGCCCCCTGGTGGTGGACGCGCTGTCCGACGGGGTCTCCGCGCTGCGGGTGAGCCCGGCCGACGCCGACGCCTTCGGCCGGGATGCGACGGGTGCGCCCGTGCTGGTGCGGGAGGAGGTCACCTCGCTGCTGTGCATACCCCTGCGCGCCTCCGCCACGGATCCGGTCCGCGGGGCGCTCACGCTCTTCCGTACGGGCGGGCGCGGCGCCTTCGAGATGGCGGAGGCGGGCGTGGCGGACCGGATCTCCCGCCATGTCGCCCTGGCCATGCCGCGTACGGCTCCGCGCGCACCGGCGCCGGGGGCGTGA
- a CDS encoding aminotransferase class I and II: MQRQWTAPAPADRDDGGLPVLPELLDSFVATAGHTAPEPVGGSAGLRSAACDYWSRRGLWTDPEHVVVAPGAEPLLLALLASAPGGDVLLPRPCAAWYAPLVRLVNRRAHHAPVPAECGGLPDPFALLEIVRRIRAEGGVPRVLLLSVADDPTGTVAPPELLHEVCEAAVAEGLLIVSDETWRDTVHHPHGTVLLSPAEMSPENVIVLSDLVGAFTPAGWPAAIARFPATERGVELRGRVLSLLTAVRSGLPASITAATVYALGEPEPVRGRMAAAARAHGAVAAAAYRALTAVGALARPPQAGRHLYADLDELRGVLAARGITDSVELERELVRRIGRSVAGGHRFGDPPHTLRLRLATLPLLGSAEESRLRALQAPDPLELPHVAAALAAFESAFRDLIEDGPVA, from the coding sequence ATGCAGCGGCAGTGGACCGCCCCGGCTCCGGCGGACCGGGACGACGGCGGGCTGCCGGTCCTCCCGGAGCTGCTCGACAGCTTCGTCGCGACGGCCGGCCACACCGCGCCGGAGCCGGTCGGCGGCTCGGCCGGGCTGCGCTCGGCGGCCTGCGACTACTGGTCGCGGCGCGGGCTGTGGACCGACCCGGAGCATGTCGTGGTCGCCCCCGGCGCCGAGCCGCTGCTGCTGGCGCTGCTCGCCTCGGCCCCGGGCGGCGATGTACTGCTGCCCCGCCCCTGCGCCGCCTGGTACGCGCCGCTGGTGCGGCTGGTGAACCGGCGCGCCCACCACGCGCCCGTCCCGGCCGAATGCGGTGGGCTGCCCGATCCGTTCGCGCTGCTGGAGATCGTCCGCAGGATCCGCGCCGAGGGCGGGGTGCCCAGGGTCCTGCTGCTCTCGGTGGCCGACGACCCCACCGGCACCGTGGCCCCGCCCGAGCTGCTGCACGAGGTGTGCGAGGCGGCCGTGGCCGAGGGGCTGCTGATCGTCAGCGATGAGACCTGGCGGGACACCGTCCACCATCCGCACGGCACGGTGCTGCTCAGCCCCGCCGAGATGAGCCCCGAGAACGTGATCGTGCTCTCCGATCTGGTGGGCGCCTTCACTCCGGCGGGCTGGCCCGCCGCGATCGCCCGGTTCCCGGCCACCGAGCGCGGTGTGGAGCTGCGCGGCCGGGTGCTGTCCCTGCTCACCGCCGTACGCTCCGGGCTGCCCGCGTCCATCACGGCGGCCACCGTGTACGCCCTCGGCGAGCCCGAGCCGGTCCGGGGTCGGATGGCCGCCGCGGCCCGGGCGCACGGGGCCGTGGCCGCGGCCGCCTACCGCGCGCTGACCGCCGTCGGGGCGCTGGCCCGCCCGCCGCAGGCCGGCCGCCATCTCTACGCCGACCTCGACGAGCTGCGCGGGGTGCTCGCCGCCCGTGGCATCACCGACTCGGTGGAGCTGGAGCGCGAGCTGGTGCGGCGGATCGGCCGGAGCGTGGCCGGGGGCCATCGCTTCGGCGATCCCCCGCACACTCTGCGGCTCCGGCTGGCGACGCTGCCGCTGCTCGGCTCGGCGGAGGAGTCGCGGCTGCGGGCGCTCCAGGCGCCCGATCCGCTGGAACTGCCCCATGTGGCAGCGGCGTTGGCCGCCTTCGAGTCGGCCTTCCGTGACCTGATCGAGGACGGTCCGGTGGCCTGA